A window from Cryptomeria japonica chromosome 1, Sugi_1.0, whole genome shotgun sequence encodes these proteins:
- the LOC131046412 gene encoding UDP-glycosyltransferase 86A1 yields MVGHAVVVPYPGRGHINPMKHLAIKLASHGVSVTFVLTQTWHKIITQAEDDFFSHARKLGLDIRAGLIPDCVVGESQRWANMAAFFLSLSNMEAHVSDFILNLNRSGATPSCIVADTLLNWAVPLAKRHTLLSVSLWTTSVTNFSVIYHLGLDGAQGRRDNTPGVPLFKPTELPNGLFSPSPMGNSFAQCFINVKEADWVVANSFYALDCRAVEALRHKTPVQCVGPLNMPFAHWGHGKSVLQCSQWLDSKPARSVIYVSFGSFINVARAQVVEIATGLKQSGYCFIWALRPDAEASHVWEMLPPGFLEECKEQGLVEPWFRQEEILSHPSVGGFFSHCGWNAVMESVSAGIPMLGFPLAMEQFLNCKLVVEEWKFAVRGRSKEDENRVIAAEEIAVKVKTLMEGEESVRLRGVVKTFRELAKEEVANGMSASNLKLLADRLKAGKTPNKKIAEHVAI; encoded by the exons ATGGTAGGGCATGCAGTGGTTGTTCCGTATCCAGGGCGAGGCCACATTAATCCCATGAAGCACCTCGCCATAAAGCTCGCTTCTCATGGAGTCTCTGTTACATTCGTCCTCACTCAGACGTGGCACAAAATCATCACACAGGCCGAGGACGATTTTTTCTCCCATGCTCGAAAGCTTGGCCTCGATATTCGGGCGGGCCTCATTCCAGACTGCGTGGTGGGAGAATCACAAAGGTGGGCTAACATGGCGGCCTTTTTTCTCTCGCTCTCAAACATGGAAGCTCATGTCAGCGACTTCATATTGAACCTCAATCGCTCAGGAGCCACACCGTCCTGCATAGTGGCAGACACTTTGCTCAATTGGGCAGTGCCTCTTGCTAAACGACACACTCTCCTCTCAGTTTCCCTGTGGACAACCTCTGTCACAAATTTTTCCGTCATTTATCATTTAGGCTTAG ATGGGGCACAAGGCCGCAGAGATAATACTCCCGGTGTGCCTTTGTTCAAACCGACGGAACTTCCGAACGGCCTGTTCAGTCCCTCTCCTATGGGCAATAGTTTTGCGCAGTGTTTTATAAATGTGAAAGAAGCAGACTGGGTTGTTGCGAATTCTTTCTACGCCTTGGATTGCAGGGCAGTGGAGGCCCTGCGCCACAAAACCCCTGTGCAGTGTGTGGGCCCCTTGAACATGCCCTTTGCCCACTGGGGACATGGGAAGAGCGTTCTACAGTGCAGTCAATGGCTGGATTCGAAACCAGCGCGATCGGTCATCTATGTTTCCTTTGGTAGCTTTATTAATGTGGCGAGAGCTCAGGTGGTGGAAATTGCCACGGGCCTTAAGCAGAGTGGGTACTGTTTTATATGGGCGCTTCGTCCGGATGCAGAGGCGTCTCATGTCTGGGAAATGCTGCCGCCTGGATTTTTGGAGGAATGTAAAGAGCAGGGCTTGGTTGAGCCCTGGTTTAGGCAGGAGGAGATTCTTTCACATCCTTCGGTGGGAGGGTTTTTCAGCCACTGTGGTTGGAACGCCGTTATGGAGAGCGTTTCTGCGGGTATTCCAATGCTGGGATTTCCTCTTGCGATGGAACAGTTCCTCAATTGCAAGCTCGTTGTGGAGGAATGGAAGTTCGCGGTGAGGGGGAGGAGTAAAGAGGATGAAAACAGGGTTATTGCAGCAGAAGAGATTGCTGTCAAGGTGAAAACGTTGATGGAAGGCGAGGAGAGCGTGAGATTAAGAGGAGTGGTGAAGACATTTAGAGAGCTCGCCAAAGAGGAAGTCGCCAATGGAATGTCCGCCAGTAATTTGAAACTGCTTGCCGATAGATTGAAAGCAGGCAAAACACCCAATAAAAAAATAGCAGAACATGTAGCAATTTGA